The genomic DNA CACCAGCATGTATCGCACAACTGGATCTGTGATGTGCAGCACGCGGTCGATCTCGGCGATTGCCGTCGGCTCAGCCTGAAAGTCCACCACGACATAATCCCCTTCGGAGAATTTGTCGATTTCGAATGCGAGACGTCGCTTGCCCCACTGATCGACAGAGTCGATCGTACCGTTGGCAGAAATCAGTCCCTGGACTTTCTCGAGGGCAGCTTCACGCGCCTCTTCTTCGAGAACAGGATTGAGCAATAGCATAAGTTCATAAGCCTTCATGTTTCACCTCCTCTGGACATCTTGGCCCCGGAACTGGAAGGCGTCCGTCCGGAGCAGGAAATGAGCCCGAGAAGTGTATCATCGACCGACCGCGGCTGCAAGTTGCTCCCCCGTCGAGATATCTGAGTCTTCCGTGCTCGTCTCTATACCACCGCGCACGATCGGCGCGAGGCCGATCAGCGCAGCAATAGCCACTATCACAACACCAACCGCCGAGATCGGCAGTTGAGCTGATTCTTTCACCGCGCATCCAACGACCGTGGAGCCATCCGATTCTCTTTGGGCTCCAAATCCGGTTGACTCCATTACGCTGCCCAGTGCCGCAGTCGCTGATTGAAAACTCCATTCTTCGGTAGCTCCGACCAGCGGAGCTTTTGCGTTGATCTCCTGACCTATGATTGAGAGCCCTGATTCGGCCGCGGTCGGTGCGGCTTGCTCGACAGCAGCAAGGGCCCCGGCCCCGGAATCCGCCGACAGCCTAAATGATCTCGCCCCTTGCACCCCGTTGACGGCACTTCGATCCACGGGCCCGGGAGTTGGCTGCATCACCGTCTGGGGTGCCGTCTGAGGGGCCGTCTGCGGTACCTGTGGACTCACAACAGGTTGCTGGACCGTTGCCCTCAGAGGCTCTGCTGCCGTTTGGGGCACTTTGACAACGTCCTGTGCTGGTACTTCCTGCACCAGATCGTTCGGTTGCGCTACCGTCGCGAGCGGTATCGGCAGGAACGGCATCGGATCAATGTATGCTTCTCCCCTCCGAACACTGACATGCAGGTGCGGCGAAGGCGACGATTCTCCTGCAACAACAGCCACTGCGCCGATGCTGTCACCTACGGAAACCTGTTGCCCCGTCTTCACCGTTATGCCCTCCAGGGGCAGAAAAGTGATCCGGAGACCATCCCCGAATTCGATTGTGACCGCATTCCGGCTACCGCCGCCAGGCGACGGCACCCGCCCTGCGAAGGAAACCCTGCCAGCGAACGGTGCGCTGACGGAATCGCCTTCCGATGCGGACAGATCAACCCCCCTATGAACGACGCTCCTGCCCCCTTGGGAATAGAATGCCTCGTATCCCAGTAGGACCTCGAAGGGTGATTGTAGGGGGGCTCCCGCAGCCGACTGAACGCTTGCGAAACTCGCCCAAACAAAGACCGCCGCTAGTGCGCTGAAAAATCTACATAACATCATCGCTCCTCCTCCTTCTGTCTATCATCGAGGGGCGATGAACGGTGGATACGTACGTATGTTCGCATATCGCATCGCACCTGTCACCTCAAGTCC from Actinomycetota bacterium includes the following:
- the rpsF gene encoding 30S ribosomal protein S6, yielding MKAYELMLLLNPVLEEEAREAALEKVQGLISANGTIDSVDQWGKRRLAFEIDKFSEGDYVVVDFQAEPTAIAEIDRVLHITDPVVRYMLVRREDKDRQPA
- a CDS encoding peptidoglycan DD-metalloendopeptidase family protein, with product MMLCRFFSALAAVFVWASFASVQSAAGAPLQSPFEVLLGYEAFYSQGGRSVVHRGVDLSASEGDSVSAPFAGRVSFAGRVPSPGGGSRNAVTIEFGDGLRITFLPLEGITVKTGQQVSVGDSIGAVAVVAGESSPSPHLHVSVRRGEAYIDPMPFLPIPLATVAQPNDLVQEVPAQDVVKVPQTAAEPLRATVQQPVVSPQVPQTAPQTAPQTVMQPTPGPVDRSAVNGVQGARSFRLSADSGAGALAAVEQAAPTAAESGLSIIGQEINAKAPLVGATEEWSFQSATAALGSVMESTGFGAQRESDGSTVVGCAVKESAQLPISAVGVVIVAIAALIGLAPIVRGGIETSTEDSDISTGEQLAAAVGR